From the genome of Asterias rubens chromosome 13, eAstRub1.3, whole genome shotgun sequence:
CTGAATCAAACATTGACGATTCGGTTCATGATCAGCATATGATGATCAATGTCTTGGTATGACTGTTTtatagtattttatttatttgattaattaCTGATTCGATAACCGCCATATGCAGGTATCATTTAGAAAAAAGAGCAGCTATTAAAAACTATGTATACATATATATGATTTATAAGTTGCAAATTAttaatacaaattaatttataaaattgtattttgtcatgcttgcaatttattttgttgttataaccaatagtgtccgtggCTTTTTAAACAGTCGACGACGTGTAGCGTGAAAATAGAGTTAACAAGCGGCAATTGGATATTtaaaattatgacaaaataaTTGACAATTAAGGTCTTATCAACACAGACATCTACACCCCGCCCCTACCCCTCCGTATCTGTGCTagtttattattcaattactgAAAGATATAAGGCCACAGGATAATAGGGCACGTAATTTGCCACCATGTTGCAGCGCAGGAGGACAGTGAGATGCTCTTATAATTTTGATTAAAGCTGTCAGAAATTGCACAGATATTAAGGTATACCATTATCGATCTTGACTTTATTGTTATACTTCTTGTATAGTAAAGAGATTTCGCAGTACAGTCTTTTCGAGGTTACGttacagaaaaacaccctcttcGAATGCAAGGCTTTTGGCTCAAGATCggatttggctcaggctagcttggccccttGGTTGACAAAGATCTTTGGTACAGACTTCTCCTGATAGCGCCCGGCTCTTTTGAAACAACCTCCTTCAGCCCGTGAGCAAGTTCGGGTATCGACTAGACTTGACTATAGACCTAGAAACCACAGAGCACATGGGAGACTGACTATATCGAACCATGCACTGATGGAGCATGATCGATATGGTCAATTCGGGAGCACGTCACAGTTTTTGGTCAGGTCTAGTCGCTTAAATCCAAACTTGCTCCATGTTCATGTTGGTATCCCACGTgagggaccgaatctccggggtCAGATTGAACCCGAATACAGAAATGGCGGCCGGtttcgcatgcaattatgtcttcTATGCAAAActtatccggaggacattattgcatgtgcaataatgtccgccggacggttttgcatatgcaatcgtgtccgcccggacgctgctgcataatgtaattgtgtccgcccggacacatttgcatatgcagttaaGTCCGCcctgtgcaaaaccgtccttgcagtaaattaaacaacgcccttggtcgacagAACGCATTCGCCATTTCTTTTACAAGCAAAGTgtatgtcatgaatgacatgggaaaggTTTGGCTGTTTGGGTAATCGCTTTAATTATATTCATGCTGCATtgtacgtaggttcagtgcatgcacgctcgcttgcgcgcgtgcacatacatgtacagtcatcatgtacatgtccgccggacggtttttgcatagccccggacacgattgcataattatgcaaaagtgtccggagcggacagttttgcatggcggacacaattgcatctaaCACTGGGACTTACAAGCCCGCTGATGGATGGGTTTTGAGAAGAAACAAAGTGGTGCTCGATAATAATGGGTGCGTCCgatcgattagcttccccgggtttTCAGTTTGTGTATATTATGGTGGATGGACTGCATAAAGTGCGTACACTGCCAGCACCTTTTTAAGCAAACACCAATTTTGTATTGCTTCTTTAATAAAGCTTTCAGTATAGTATTGCTGACTAACCTTGGTTTGGCCGGCGCTTGCCTTTACAATTTAAGGAACAATGGTTTTCAATGATAACAAGCTCCAACCCCTCATGGTGCTATAAAAGAAACAACTTAATTAAATGGTGCCGCGGTTGCCAGAGAAACATCAACATCAATACAGAGTCTACTTTggggtttatgaaaaaaaaagtaatgaaaaTAAATAGTGTTTTCATATGCAATACACTCGGTCATGGcagcagaaaatattaaaaggctacCAGCCATTTTTGAAATTGTGCttctttttttaaccatttagccactggaccgcccagccacctaaagcgatacactgtattatgcggtaggaggaaacctcgctatagcttttgtttgtagaaaataagaaacatcaaaataaaactaggtagtcaagctattgtatccattttatcattatacaaaaataatcgccataaatattaccgtagggttttttattgttcccaatgaggacttgtacaaatattaccgaaagggtcaaacattgtgcgtttaattataaataataagccttggctaccttgaactacgatttcagtaaagttactgcaagaatcttgaaaagaaaaagaaaattatttcggcaaactcgggcggtgcagggattAGAGGGTTAAGGGATTtagtgccttggatcgggcgagttggacTACAAAAAGCGGTTGAAACCACTCATGTGGTAAAACGCATTCGGTTAGAAAGACATTTTACTCAAATCTCGGATCAAAACATTCCTTTTCAAGAAAGCATTAAAGGAACCTTACAGAATTGGTATgaaaaaaaatcgtgaagatcacagatttacataaaacttacacggtataatgatgatgatggttgaaaacatcccttaaaacatttctacctgaaatgtcatatttgatgagaaataaacaatataacttcgcgtttggagtttatcgctatcgaaaatttctacaggtttgtcagatAATGTTTATGGTGGATCACATCAAGTGTAcgtttacactgccagcaactgtcttgtaagcaaaaaccaattctgtaatgttcctttaagtgatgAGTGGTGTAATACCATCTGTTTTagtgttttattgtatttattgtaaTTATGTAAATACCTGTCTACTGTTTAGTACATGTCAACATTATTCTTATATGTAATTTGTAGTGCATTATTAATGTAATGtgccctcgaacaggctggtcctagAGAGAGCgcatcaaaataattaattgattattttaaaattattaaaagtagaataatagtGACCCACACAAATATGGCTCTAAATTGTGTGATTTTCGTTTTACTTTGCAAttcacacggtcggccattttgtggagtcgaaattttgactccacattgttttaccaaaactatgcaaattaaaaacaacatctATTTATTTGCgcttgttgatgtttttgttgtctTATTGCATCATATATGTAAATTATTCTGGAAAGTTTCGTGAAAATTGCCACCGTTAATTCATTATACAAAATTGTCAGCCCATTTTGCCAGCTCAAACTTTCGTACCCAAAAAAATATGCTGATACTTTAGTACGACGGGTTGGGCAGTCTTGCCTTGACAATGATGACCATACTCTATGATAACAAGCTCCAACCCCTTTATAGAGCTGTAAGCAAGGCCAACTTAATTCAAATGATGCCGCGGTTGCCAGAgaaacatcaacatcaacacgGCCTGTTTTGGGGGTTTCAAGTAATGAGAATAATTACCGGCATCGCATGTTAAGCAAAGGAAAATCTGTATTGTATTATAGAGGTTTTTTCCGCGTATCCTTCTTTTGCAACAAGTAATAAGTCATACATAACTGGTAATCGCAGTGTGCACTGAATCATGCTGGTACCCGCTACCAATGACAAGATGATGAGTATTGCGTCGGGGACTTGCAGAGTGTGAGTGGCGCTGCTTGCAAATGCCCACCATAACTTGAAGTTCTTGATCAAGAAGAAGCACTGTAAGACATTTTGACCCTTCGATTGTTCTTATACACCTCTCATAAGCTTTCCTAAGACCAAATTATGAACACTTTATTCGTGTCGGCGCTTGAGTTATATGTGTTGTTGACACTCTGTTCGTTTATGTGTTGCATCGGGGCTGAGCAATGCGGAGTCATGGTAACCGTTTCAAGTCAAGATAACTATTTAGCGAGTTTAAACAACATGATGGcgaattttaaagcaaaatgtcGCAAGAAGTCAGTGGTGCCAACCGTCACAGTACCAGCGAGCTCGacgactgaaaccagtatgacgaGTGAGAAAGATGAGACTTCAACCAACCCAGCCACTACAAGTGTGACGACGACCCAGCTCATGACAGACACACGTAAGACATTTCAATTTTCAATAACAGTTCCTCCCTATTGGTTTGCTTATATCCATTTCAGTATTACTATTTTTTCTTTTCGGTCCTTTCTGATTGTCACGCCATGGCGCGCCAGttggatcccttttgttaaaaagtcaTCCTTTCCAAATAGTTATCATCATTGACGAAAAATATTGTATTGTCTTTTCCATGGAATTCCTTGCCCCATACACaacccgacccccccccccccacccccacccccaccttcCCCTCCCCTCGCCTCCCACACTCGCTAACATATCTTTTAATGGGTTCCCGGTTTGGCACATTGGTGTTATTTCGATCGCAGCAATAAAAATAACTtggttttatttctttgttgttattttgtttatttcagcaAGTCCTGGCTGGCCGATAGGGACGTACGGTTTACCTGAGACCAACACGGGCTGCCCGACTCGTGGCGAGGGATTCACCTGGCAAACTGGTTATCGCTATCATCACACCGACGATGTAGGTACAAATGAATGGTCACCCATTCTACATTTCCAGCAGGGTTCGTATGGTGTCAGCTACATGAAGCAGCAATTCTGCATGAAGACAGAAATCACCGGGACCTACGACTGGCCAGCTGGTAGCTACTGCGTATTCAAATACGGAGGAGACGACTGCCCGGGTGGTAAGTAAATATTAGCTTCTCGATAGATTCAAGAACTTATcgagtaagcacaaaatttcttTAAGAATTTACCCTTTCTCTTATCATACTCCTTttaatctttttcttttctctttccCGGATCTCTGTGTTAGTTTTGACCTGGAATATTTtccattgaaacaaaaaaactactGTTGACATCAGATGGTAGGCCTACTCTTGTATAACACACCGCGGACAGGTCACTCAATTCAAATTACACATAATTTTACGtggctaaaaataataatttcattcTTCGTGCAGTTCACGAAAGCTCATTATAACTCTTTAAAGCTATTAAAAAAGTTAAATCAACATTTGGGGAAGAAAGCCGGCAAAAGTTTACTCTTGCATCTTTAATGATGaccaaaataattaatgaaaggTTTCCATCTGCTTGCACACTGACATAATATAATAATCTTTTTGACTGCTAACAATAGGCATTGTTGCATTACAGTTATGTTGTCTGGTTCGATTTCTTGGGATGATGAGGACTCTAACAACGGCAATTACAAGAACGGCACCGTACCAGAGGGAGTGTACGGCCAGGATACCCTCATCTACTACTGCTGCATGACCGATGGTGACGTATCCCAGCCGATCAGCTTGCCTACTCAGAATCCTTTCTACCTGTTCCCGTATAACTCGGAGCAGTGTCAGACCGTCCAAGGCATGACTGCGACTCAGGAATACTTCGTATGGGATCAAGAAAGCCGGGAGGGTTTTGCCTCACAAGACCGGCACCCTTATAAAATTATGGACGGCGGTAGGCTTAAAATCAGCTACTGCTACTACACTGGAAAATAGAAACGTTCCGGCTATATGGACCCGTTGCATATGACCAATAattcgataaacactgtttatcaccgataaacactgtttttcgacCCGAAACTTGATAAACAAGGTTTTTTGATAAACctagtttttcgataaacacaGTTATTCGTCAACGCCAAATGCTCATTAATTCGATAAACTCTGTTTATCACTTGATGaagagtttttcgataaactATGTTAATCACTCGATAAACACAGTTTCGGcgataaacatagtttttcgataaacagtgtttatcagttgataaatagagtttttcgataaacagtgtttatcaactgataaacactgtttatcgaattaTTGGGCATCTGGCGTAAGCGTGAAACTGTTTTTATCGACCGATAATCACTGTTTTTCGATAAACCGTGTTTATCACTTGATTATCagttgataaacactgtttatcgaattaTTGGGCATCTGGCGTCGGcgtaaaactgtgtttatcagtCGATAAGcatagtttttcgataaacagtgtttatcagtcgataaacatagttttttgataaacagtgtttatcacttaataaacactgtttatcgaattaTTGGGCATCTGGCGTCGGCGTAGAACTGTGTTTAACAgttgataaacacagtttttctcgataaacagtgtttatcaaccGATAAACACAGACTGTTAATCGAATTATTGGGCAGGCGTCGGCGAACACTGTTTTTCgaccgataaacactgtttttcgataaaccatgtttatcagttgataaacagtgtttatcgaaaaactctgtttatcacCTCTAAAAACTCAGTTTATCGCTCGATAATCATAGTTttttgataaacagtgtttatcaattgataaacaatgtttttctcaaaaacagtgtttatcggtcgaaaaacagtgtttatcggtgataaacagtgtttatcgaatTATTGGGCATATGGCTTGCCATAGACGTCACCGTAGCCCCAGTTTGATGTCAATGAAGAGctttcattggctgagagtggtgcgcagcgcgtacacgtttccattgtttgatatcaaagatggcggtcaatacAAGGGATCTACAGATTGTGAAGTCTCGCGCGTGTTCAAACATTTGGACCAAATGAGGTGAGcaagtttgtttctttcaattaaGCTAGGCGCATGCGGCACCCCCAGGATATCACGACCCAAGATATCACTCACGAAAAAGAACAGCGCGAGCGGCGAAGCGCTGGGGTTttttcgggttttttttttttcgcgcGCGACATCTTGGGGTGCTGCCGCCGCCGCGCCTTGATTAAAGGCCACCGATTACCGTTCGTGGGACCAAAATCCTCTCCCAaaaagttcaaatacgcgcCAGACTTCTTGCCAGGTAAATGTCGATAATTAATTAAACCTACATGAAACACACTGTAATCTAAATCTATTcaggagtaaaaaaaaacatgttatgtGACTTGTGCAAACaaatatgaaataattttttatttttaagaaaacacttaccattattttgtttctttattttgtctTAAAAAACCTCACAATAATGATTCCAAAAGCTTTGGAAATAATGTTTGGATTCAAGTACTAATCGCacaaagaccccccccccctaacaaaAGGGTGTGGCACATGAAATATAGATAGGAATTTGTCTGTACAGAACGAGTACCAAGATGTTTTCTAAGAAACGTCCTTCAGCCTGTTCAGCTGTGTGAATACTTGACCACACTGCGAGTGTTTACAAATCCCTGAGGTTCTGTCAACACATTTATAATTGATtgatgtccccccccccaaaaaaaaaaaaaaaaacacaacagataaaacaacttaaaaaagatgtaagcaaaaaaaaaatgatagtaGAAGTGTTCTTTACTGTACAAATATTGTGCTTTTTCTTATAAATGTTGGCTACAACGCGCCCTGTATATAGATGAGAATATTAATGTACGTGGATATAAAGctccagggcctaatttcatggagctgcttaatcaGAAAAAGTAGCTACGCGCAACAAAATGATGATGCTAACAGAGTaacgttaccagccaaaatctATGTCGCGTGTAGCATaattgactggtatcctgcttaagtTGTGCTTAGCGGAGAATTTTGAACAATGCAGCTTTATGTTTgagattgggccctgatctAAGGTTCAACTATTGCCGCCAGTGATTTAATTGTACTAAAATAATATATTACTGTTTTTCAATTCTTAACAACTATAATTATGTATTATGTactaatatttaaagagaaggtcATACCTTATTGGTaggaaacaaaatcgtgaagatcacagatttatataaaacttacatggtctattgatgatgatagtagaaaacatcccttgaaatatttctgcctgaaatgtcataatttcaTGAGAAATAACTTATCTAAtttcgtgtttggagtttatcgcttagtgagcgttttattcgtATATTTTTTTGCACCGATGTCATGCAAAGTGTAATCGGTttcttcactattttctcgtgacgcAGTTGGCTGATCGCTCTCAAACTTCTCCAAGTttgtggtggattacattaagtgctttactgccggtgtcagatgcatttgtgtccgccatgcaatactgtccgctccggacacttttgcatatgcaatcgtgtgcGGGGCTATACAAAAACCGTcaggcggacatgtacatgactgtacatgactgtacatgtatgtgcgcgcgtaattgagcgtgcatgcactgaacctacgtacaatatgacatgaatattcacgtattacgattgcagcgaatacccaacggctgaacatttcccatgtcattaatgacatgcacttagcttgtaaaaaaatggcgaacgtggtccgtcgaccaagggcgtttaatttactgcaaggacggttttgcacgggggcggacacaactgcatatgcaaatgtgtccgggcggacacgattgcatatgcaaaaacgtccggcggacattattgcatatgcaatattgtcctccgaatagtattgcatagtagaggacataattgcatgcgacaccggtaaATGTTTcgtagcaaaaccaattctgtaatgttccttaaaaaaacaataatgatcataaaaactcacttggagaagcactgcagctgttaaaaatgtataacaaattaATTGAGAAGCGTTTCCCTGCTAAGGTATGTGGTTtaagagagagggattcaaaatcatttcaatctgagaatcgtttctgcatgaaacgtttctcagattgtgtattcttatTTCAAGTGATTATTCTCAGTGCATGAATGCCTCCAGAtattcagcgatatctcaaaaacgataccaccttttgaaataaaacgtTCACAAGTTACttctaattttatttcaaatgctAGTAGTAACCATTCGaaaaagacactgaacacaattggtatctgtcaaagactagtcgtcacagttggtgtatctcaacattatgcataaaataacaaacctgtgaaaattgagctcaatcggtcgtcccagttgcgagataataatgaaagaatagaacacccttgtcacacgaagttgtgcgctttcggatgcttgatttcaagacctcaaattctaaatctggggtctcgaaatcaagttcgtggaaaattgcttctttctcgaaaactacgttacttcagagggagccgtttctaccaatgtcttataccatcaacctctactcattactcgttaccaagtaaggtttaatgctaataattattttgagtaattatcaatagtgtccactgcctttaagacatacacaatagttacaagttgtacaggggctgtcaaggttaaaacaaaagtatattcATTTATTAGGATAGGAAAATTCgaactataaaataaaaaaacaacaatggtATACTTTGCCATTAATTTATCTTATTACTAAATATTGTGTAACTTATTAAAGCATTTTTTAGAAAGCCATATATAAAGTAGTTCATGCATTTTGTAGACGTACTTTTGAGAACGTTTATCGTAATATCTATTATTATAACTGATACACGCATAAACCAGAACGAGGCTGAACATCAAGAAAAGTCTGACCCTGTTGTGTGTACAGTGATCTACACTGAGTGTGTGGAGGGAACCAGACAATGACAGCACATTAAATTGCGATGAATTTATTTACTCATTTTTTACACTTTTGAAATAGTCCTGAAATTATGTTGTTTTAGAGATCCAACACACAAAAGTTGGTGTCCAAAAGTGTTGGTAAAGTAAACTATAAATGCGTGTATATATTATTTGGAATTTTTCAGACTACTTAAATTGTTTGCCATAGTGATAAAAATAGTCAAAAAGTCACTGCACTGGTAATTCTGCAAGGCCACGCTTCGCTTTTTCCATTGGTTGTGTATTGTTgtataataaacaataaaataatttgttgtcattaGACATTTCGAGAAGATCTTGacgttattatttatttatctctGTTTTCCTCCTTTGGATGTTTGTTGGCGCCGCAGAGGGGGTGAGGTCATGtcttgcggggggggggggtcgcagATCCAGATTGAAATTGTTCTCTAATGAtgagttttctttaaaaaaagaaaacgctTTTAAAACGcctttctcttttcttttgtcCGCACTAtctcgtgggggggggggggggcagtcgAATTAATGTTGGccgagttgggggggggggggtaggccgGGGGAGGCCATACGTGCCAGAacgaggatgattcaaaagagggcgctatcagaaaagTTGGTACACGAGTAGTACCACACAATTATAAAGGTTCTTGTCTCATGAGATGTACACAGAAAAGTATGGATCAAGGACACAGAATCTCTTGGGACTGTCAGAGTAATTACATCATAATAAAAGTCATT
Proteins encoded in this window:
- the LOC117298620 gene encoding uncharacterized protein LOC117298620; amino-acid sequence: MKQQFCMKTEITGTYDWPAGSYCVFKYGGDDCPGVMLSGSISWDDEDSNNGNYKNGTVPEGVYGQDTLIYYCCMTDGDVSQPISLPTQNPFYLFPYNSEQCQTVQGMTATQEYFVWDQESREGFASQDRHPYKIMDGGRLKISYCYYTGK